The proteins below come from a single Plasmodium sp. gorilla clade G2 genome assembly, chromosome: 13 genomic window:
- a CDS encoding protein transport protein SFT2, putative has product MGENKFDGLSFFENNEFQNMNFIRGSMDNNRNDEEKGLIQKAIDLSKKGAETLQKGLKEKLGKNNLNDGASMVSNSTTAESGSMFSNFPLFNNNNQNRENETSSFFAFTTLVSYKNFPLFCILFGISVLFMILSFFTLPMIVITPRQFGFFFTVSSICFVSSLAFLKGFSNLYHHLMEKQRLPFTTAYILSLVSTLYFTLINPLYLLALITSVIQMLALISFLVSYIPGGAGAIKMLLNAIYSYVKNLFRRSNTSDLPF; this is encoded by the exons atgggtgaaaataaatttgacggtttatctttttttgaaaataatgaattcCAGAATATGAATTTTATAAGGGGTTCTATGGATAATAATCgtaatgatgaagaaaaaggGTTAATACAGAAAGCTATAgatttatcaaaaaaagGAGCAGAAACATTACAGAAAGGTTTAAAAGAAAAGTtaggaaaaaataatttgaatgATGGAGCTTCTATGGTATCTAATTCAACAACAGCTGAAAGTGGTTCCATGTTTTCAAATTTtcctttatttaataataataatcagaATAGAGAAAATGAAACAAGTTCATTTTTTGCTTTTACAACTTTAGTATCTTATAAAAACTTTccattattttgtattttatttggTATCAGTGTATTATTTATGATTCtatcattttttacattaCCTATGATAGTAATAACACCAAGACAATTCGGTTTCTTCTTTACTGTATCTTCAATATGTTTTGTTTCATCTTTAGCTTTCTTGAAGGGATTTTctaatttatatcatcactTAATGGAAAAACAACG CCTCCCTTTTACAACGGCCTACATTTTATCATTAGTATCAACCTTATATTTTACTCTTATTAATCCCTTATATTTACTG GCATTAATTACATCAGTTATTCAAATGTTAGCCCTTATATCCTTTCTTGTTTCTTACATACCag GGGGAGCAGGAGCCATCAAAATGCTTCTTAATGCTATTTATTCTTAtgttaaaaatttatttagaAGAAGCAATACTTCAGATTTACCCTTttaa